The following proteins are co-located in the Fodinibius salicampi genome:
- the dnaN gene encoding DNA polymerase III subunit beta: MRFNVSSSELVKALSAVSGAVPNKATLPILETILFKSEDGSLRLTATDLEISIIEYMDADIDEDGAVAIPARRLTETLRQLPDIPVSFEVDEKFNVKFRTDKGTYKLVGEDPDEFPEVPNLDEGHQLETTKKDMIKAIDKTLFAVSNDDLRPAMMGVYFDIGPEESKFVATDGHRLVRYIKKDLTSDEEMNFIVPEKALNLVQKALHADECVLTITEDHARFKSGNTIVITRLINEQYPNYDSVIPRENDKTLIIDKEQMLATVKRVAIFSSSTTRQIRLQMHPDKLTIRAEDIDMSSEAKETIGCEYDNEEMEIGFNAKYLADVLGNVDDEEVYFEFSTPNRAGIVKPSGEEENEQMLMLVMPVMLNTYA; the protein is encoded by the coding sequence ATGAGATTTAATGTATCAAGTAGTGAACTAGTTAAAGCTCTGTCGGCTGTTTCGGGTGCTGTACCAAATAAGGCTACCCTGCCTATCCTGGAAACTATTTTGTTTAAAAGTGAGGATGGAAGTTTACGGCTGACTGCCACCGATCTTGAAATATCTATTATTGAATATATGGATGCGGATATTGATGAAGATGGTGCAGTAGCCATACCGGCACGACGTCTTACGGAAACACTCCGCCAACTACCCGATATCCCTGTTTCCTTTGAAGTGGATGAAAAATTTAATGTCAAATTTAGAACGGATAAAGGGACCTATAAGCTGGTAGGAGAAGATCCTGATGAATTTCCCGAAGTCCCCAATCTGGATGAGGGCCATCAGTTAGAGACCACAAAAAAGGATATGATCAAAGCTATTGATAAGACGCTCTTCGCAGTATCCAATGATGATCTGCGTCCTGCAATGATGGGGGTGTATTTTGATATTGGTCCCGAAGAAAGCAAGTTTGTAGCTACAGACGGTCACCGGTTGGTTCGCTATATCAAGAAGGATTTAACCAGCGATGAGGAAATGAACTTTATCGTGCCCGAAAAAGCGTTAAACCTGGTGCAGAAGGCACTTCATGCAGATGAGTGTGTACTTACCATTACAGAGGATCACGCCCGGTTTAAGAGTGGGAATACCATTGTTATTACGCGACTGATTAATGAACAGTATCCTAATTATGATTCTGTAATTCCCCGGGAAAATGATAAAACACTCATTATTGATAAGGAACAGATGTTAGCTACGGTAAAAAGAGTGGCTATATTTTCAAGCTCAACTACCCGGCAAATCCGTCTTCAAATGCATCCGGATAAGCTGACCATTCGGGCCGAAGATATTGATATGAGCAGTGAAGCCAAAGAAACAATTGGATGCGAATACGATAACGAAGAGATGGAAATTGGTTTTAACGCTAAGTATCTGGCTGATGTATTGGGTAATGTGGATGACGAGGAAGTCTACTTCGAATTTTCTACGCCAAACAGGGCAGGTATTGTTAAACCATCA
- a CDS encoding glycogen/starch synthase: protein MKVLYAAAEISPFARMTHTADMLRFLPASLQDKGYEIRLLLPKYGTINDRRNRLHEVIRLSGIEVEIGDKIESMRIKVASIPNAKLQVYFLDNDTYFNRKAMFMNPDSGEHYDDNDERIVFYSKGVLETVAKLGWEPDIIHCHDWPSGLIPLLVKEKYNNEGLFKDTQIIYNIHHPENNGVFDKKLLDLVGLPDSFDRGNLIEGGNVDLRTLGLKYSDHVVTGNHLTDQLDDLFEDLGISPKKIQGSPETVSDKFASYYDEIAGTEEEEEES, encoded by the coding sequence ATGAAAGTTTTATACGCTGCAGCTGAGATTTCTCCCTTTGCTCGAATGACACACACCGCAGATATGCTACGCTTTTTGCCGGCATCTTTGCAGGATAAAGGATATGAAATACGTCTTCTTTTGCCTAAATATGGGACCATTAATGATCGAAGGAATCGATTACATGAAGTTATTCGTCTTTCGGGAATTGAAGTAGAGATTGGCGACAAAATAGAGAGTATGCGCATTAAGGTAGCTAGCATTCCCAATGCCAAGCTACAGGTCTATTTTCTGGATAATGATACTTATTTCAATCGTAAGGCGATGTTTATGAATCCGGATAGCGGAGAGCATTATGATGATAATGATGAGCGTATTGTGTTTTACAGCAAAGGCGTGCTCGAAACCGTTGCAAAGCTAGGCTGGGAGCCAGATATTATTCACTGTCACGACTGGCCTTCAGGGTTGATCCCGCTTTTGGTCAAAGAAAAATATAATAATGAAGGCTTGTTTAAGGATACTCAGATAATTTATAATATCCACCATCCCGAGAATAACGGGGTATTTGATAAAAAACTGCTTGATTTGGTTGGGCTTCCTGATTCTTTCGACAGGGGCAATCTTATAGAGGGTGGCAACGTTGACTTGCGTACCCTTGGTCTAAAATACAGCGATCATGTTGTAACCGGTAATCATCTGACCGATCAGTTGGATGACCTTTTTGAAGATCTTGGCATTTCGCCAAAGAAAATTCAGGGATCTCCGGAGACTGTTTCTGATAAGTTCGCTTCTTATTATGATGAGATTGCGGGAACGGAGGAAGAAGAGGAAGAATCGTAA
- a CDS encoding phosphosulfolactate synthase: MAFKLNHLPKRTEKPREKGMTLILDKGLSVRQVEDFCESCSNYIDIVKLGWGTSYVTQNLEDKLAVYSNADIPVYFGGTLFEAYVLRDQLDAYMELLDRFNIGHAEVSNGTIWLSDQRKIEIIQLMSKHFTILSEIGSKNPNDIIPPYKWVKMIENELEAGAWKVICEARESGTVGVFRPNGEVRSGLIDEIADQVPVENLIFEAPKKEQQVWFIRKFGSNVNLGNVKPSEVIPVETLRLGLRGDTLFDFYSLDDEDMNQLYADKENGKSED; the protein is encoded by the coding sequence ATGGCTTTTAAGCTTAATCATCTCCCTAAACGAACTGAAAAACCCCGCGAAAAAGGAATGACGCTAATCCTTGATAAGGGATTAAGTGTTCGTCAGGTCGAAGATTTTTGTGAGTCCTGCTCTAACTATATTGATATTGTGAAGCTAGGATGGGGAACCAGTTATGTCACGCAAAATTTGGAGGATAAATTAGCAGTATATTCCAATGCTGATATCCCGGTTTATTTTGGCGGAACATTATTTGAAGCCTATGTACTCCGTGATCAGCTGGATGCTTATATGGAACTGCTGGATCGTTTTAATATTGGTCACGCTGAGGTCTCTAATGGAACTATTTGGCTGTCTGATCAGCGAAAAATTGAAATCATTCAGCTCATGAGTAAGCATTTTACTATTCTGTCAGAAATAGGCAGTAAAAATCCTAATGATATTATTCCTCCCTATAAATGGGTGAAAATGATAGAGAACGAGCTTGAGGCCGGTGCCTGGAAAGTTATTTGTGAGGCCCGTGAAAGCGGAACCGTGGGTGTATTTCGACCCAACGGTGAGGTTCGATCGGGACTTATTGACGAGATCGCTGACCAGGTTCCTGTTGAAAATCTGATTTTCGAGGCACCTAAAAAAGAACAGCAAGTGTGGTTTATCCGTAAATTCGGCAGTAATGTTAATTTGGGGAATGTAAAACCCTCAGAAGTTATTCCGGTTGAAACACTACGCTTAGGGCTTCGGGGAGATACGCTTTTTGATTTTTATTCTTTAGACGATGAGGATATGAATCAGTTATATGCGGACAAAGAAAATGGCAAATCTGAGGATTAA
- the purS gene encoding phosphoribosylformylglycinamidine synthase subunit PurS — translation MYKATVNVTLRKSILDPQGKAAHHALKDLGLTNIEEVRIGKLIELNIDADDKDTAFDIAETACTKLLANEVMEDFEITIHEN, via the coding sequence ATGTATAAGGCTACTGTCAACGTTACACTACGAAAATCCATTTTAGACCCACAAGGCAAGGCCGCCCATCACGCACTAAAAGATTTAGGACTTACCAATATAGAAGAAGTGCGTATTGGCAAACTGATTGAGCTTAATATTGATGCCGATGATAAAGATACGGCCTTTGATATTGCTGAAACAGCCTGCACCAAACTACTGGCTAATGAGGTCATGGAGGATTTTGAAATTACGATCCACGAAAATTAA
- a CDS encoding ATP-dependent Clp protease adaptor ClpS, producing MKLRSTKIKCFIDMYDPLANTWGAKPDQEQAPGTDVDVLEKEEEEDEEKTPWRVILYDDDIHTFDEVINQLIKALSCSQSHAEKLTRKVHNEGKAEVFEGSFEDCFEVNGVLKEIQLVTEIKG from the coding sequence TTGAAATTACGATCCACGAAAATTAAATGCTTTATTGATATGTACGATCCGCTTGCTAACACTTGGGGAGCTAAGCCCGATCAAGAACAAGCGCCTGGTACAGATGTCGATGTTTTAGAAAAAGAAGAGGAAGAAGATGAGGAGAAAACCCCATGGCGGGTTATTCTCTATGATGATGATATTCATACCTTCGATGAAGTTATCAATCAGCTTATAAAAGCATTAAGCTGTTCACAGTCGCACGCTGAGAAACTGACCCGTAAAGTTCATAACGAAGGTAAGGCTGAAGTTTTCGAAGGAAGTTTCGAAGACTGTTTCGAAGTAAACGGCGTACTCAAAGAAATTCAACTTGTCACCGAAATAAAAGGATAA
- the rho gene encoding transcription termination factor Rho encodes MGRSKNNRNRGGNKSNNVFVPRFNANSNVEVAGDYSGVVEINAKKYGFARKKDHEFSYEPSDPFLKPNEVKHHNLRPGLEIEGEYEEDNQGHRHIHSIEKINGKDPVEWQRATRFELQTPIMPIEQIELGQDPNNIEMRVMDLVAPIGKGQRALIVAPPRTGKTVLLKKIAESVTENYPDITTGVLLVDERPEEVTDFLRTTDAEVFASSNDKSTESHIRITELALGYVKRKAEMGEDAVLLIDSITRLGRAYNNAQESSGRTLSGGLDIRALEIPKKIFGSARKIEGGGSLTIIATCLIETNSRMDDLIFEEFKGTGNMELVLDRELANDRIYPAINISASGTRNEDKFITDSLEERNMVRRYLLKKSPKESMQSLLKVLTNTDSNDELLNQIAAMA; translated from the coding sequence ATGGGACGTTCAAAAAACAACAGAAATCGCGGAGGTAATAAAAGCAATAATGTGTTTGTACCGCGATTTAATGCAAATTCAAATGTAGAGGTAGCAGGCGACTATAGTGGCGTTGTTGAAATTAATGCCAAAAAATATGGTTTCGCCCGTAAAAAAGACCACGAGTTCAGTTATGAACCCAGTGACCCTTTTCTTAAGCCAAATGAGGTTAAACATCACAATCTTAGACCAGGCTTAGAAATAGAAGGTGAGTATGAAGAGGATAATCAGGGGCATCGACATATTCATTCCATAGAAAAAATAAATGGTAAAGATCCGGTAGAATGGCAACGGGCTACTCGTTTTGAGCTGCAGACTCCGATTATGCCAATTGAGCAGATTGAACTGGGCCAGGATCCCAATAATATTGAGATGCGGGTAATGGACCTTGTAGCTCCCATTGGTAAGGGCCAGCGGGCACTCATTGTTGCACCGCCCCGTACCGGTAAAACGGTGTTGCTTAAGAAAATTGCTGAGTCGGTTACTGAAAATTATCCGGATATAACGACCGGTGTACTGCTGGTTGATGAACGTCCAGAGGAGGTGACTGACTTTCTGCGGACAACAGATGCCGAAGTTTTTGCCTCTTCCAACGATAAATCAACGGAAAGTCATATCCGTATTACGGAATTGGCTCTTGGCTATGTGAAACGAAAAGCCGAGATGGGAGAAGATGCCGTACTGTTGATTGATTCGATCACAAGACTGGGACGGGCCTATAATAATGCCCAGGAAAGCAGTGGGCGAACGCTCTCCGGTGGATTGGATATCCGGGCTCTTGAAATTCCCAAAAAGATTTTTGGCTCAGCGCGAAAAATTGAAGGGGGCGGTTCATTAACTATTATTGCTACCTGCCTGATTGAGACAAATTCCCGCATGGATGATCTTATTTTTGAGGAGTTTAAAGGCACGGGTAATATGGAGTTAGTGCTTGATCGTGAATTAGCGAATGACCGTATATATCCCGCTATTAATATTAGTGCTTCCGGTACGCGAAATGAGGATAAATTTATTACAGATTCTCTGGAAGAGCGTAATATGGTCCGTCGTTATCTGCTCAAGAAGTCTCCCAAAGAGTCTATGCAGAGCCTATTGAAGGTATTGACAAATACTGACAGCAATGATGAGCTGCTGAACCAGATTGCAGCGATGGCATAA
- a CDS encoding rhodanese-like domain-containing protein: MEEITVQELKQKIDNGDDRIFLLDVREPFEQYQSKIEYKNSQLIPIGELADRVDEIEDQKDQEVVCMCRSGSRSAEACKLLEKKGFSDVKNLKGGINEWARSIDDSLPVY; this comes from the coding sequence ATGGAAGAAATAACTGTACAAGAGCTCAAACAAAAAATTGATAATGGCGATGATCGTATTTTTCTACTTGATGTTCGCGAACCCTTTGAACAATATCAATCGAAGATAGAATACAAGAATAGCCAGCTTATCCCTATAGGCGAATTAGCGGACCGGGTGGATGAGATTGAAGATCAAAAAGACCAGGAAGTTGTTTGTATGTGCAGGAGTGGGTCTCGAAGTGCCGAAGCGTGCAAGTTATTGGAAAAGAAGGGATTTTCAGATGTTAAAAATCTAAAAGGAGGTATTAACGAATGGGCTCGCAGTATCGATGACAGCTTGCCAGTCTATTAA
- a CDS encoding copper homeostasis protein CutC — MNGEPALTTEVVVYNIESALNAQKGGADRIELCDNPGGGGTTPSLGTIEVLREALDISLFVMIRPREGDFCYSALEFKAMKRDIAHCKELGVDGVVFGILSPDGTLDRKRCGELVELARPLQVTCHRAFDMTKDPFAALGDCVESGFDRILTSGQKARALEGATLIGELVEKSRGRISIMAGCGVNEESVKEIVGSTGINEIHLSAETTRESLMEYKNPKIKGMGSTTGKEYVVSTVSAQRVREICKNGLDAQKSSLPGIEENSQL; from the coding sequence ATGAATGGAGAGCCTGCATTGACAACGGAAGTTGTTGTATATAATATTGAATCGGCGCTAAATGCCCAAAAAGGCGGTGCTGACCGCATAGAGCTTTGTGATAATCCCGGAGGCGGGGGTACGACCCCTTCTTTGGGAACAATTGAGGTATTGCGCGAAGCACTGGATATTTCGCTATTTGTAATGATTCGTCCCCGGGAAGGGGATTTTTGCTACTCTGCTCTTGAGTTTAAAGCTATGAAACGCGACATAGCACACTGTAAAGAGCTTGGAGTGGATGGAGTGGTGTTTGGTATCCTTTCGCCGGATGGAACTCTCGACAGGAAGCGGTGTGGGGAATTGGTGGAATTAGCTCGTCCTTTGCAAGTAACCTGTCATCGTGCGTTTGATATGACAAAAGACCCTTTTGCTGCACTGGGGGATTGTGTCGAATCAGGATTTGATCGGATATTGACTTCAGGCCAAAAGGCCCGGGCTTTAGAAGGAGCGACTTTGATCGGTGAACTCGTAGAAAAATCCAGGGGACGTATTTCTATTATGGCAGGCTGTGGAGTGAATGAGGAAAGTGTGAAAGAGATAGTTGGTAGCACTGGTATTAATGAGATTCACTTGTCTGCTGAAACAACCCGTGAAAGTCTGATGGAGTATAAAAATCCCAAAATAAAAGGTATGGGATCGACTACCGGTAAAGAGTATGTGGTCAGTACGGTTAGTGCACAGAGGGTAAGAGAAATTTGTAAGAATGGACTAGATGCTCAAAAAAGTTCGCTACCAGGGATTGAGGAGAATTCTCAGCTTTGA
- the purQ gene encoding phosphoribosylformylglycinamidine synthase subunit PurQ, with protein sequence MSANFGVIVFPGSNCDHDAYHALAHVMNAKAQFLWHKDTDLSNIDFLLVPGGFSYGDYLRSGAIARFSPIMQSVIEFANKGGPVLGICNGFQILLEAGLLPGAMLHNEQLRFICKQTYLRCETSDTLFTRTIEEGEVLQLPVAHGEGNYTTDSDQLKELQDNDQIVFRYCNKKGETTKEANINGSVDHIAGICNKERNVLGMMPHPERAVESLLGSNDGKRIFESAIQELTVA encoded by the coding sequence GTGTCTGCTAACTTTGGAGTAATTGTATTTCCCGGTTCTAACTGCGATCATGACGCCTATCACGCTTTGGCGCATGTTATGAATGCTAAAGCCCAATTCCTATGGCATAAGGATACCGATCTGTCAAATATCGATTTTCTACTTGTCCCCGGAGGATTTTCCTATGGCGACTACCTCCGCTCAGGCGCTATTGCCCGCTTTTCCCCTATTATGCAATCCGTAATTGAATTTGCCAATAAGGGAGGTCCCGTCCTGGGTATTTGTAATGGATTCCAGATCCTGTTAGAAGCAGGACTCTTGCCTGGTGCTATGCTTCATAACGAACAGCTTCGTTTTATCTGCAAACAAACATATTTGCGTTGCGAAACCTCAGATACTCTTTTTACCCGCACTATCGAAGAGGGAGAAGTACTACAGCTGCCTGTTGCCCATGGAGAAGGAAACTATACTACCGACTCAGATCAACTAAAAGAGCTTCAGGATAATGATCAAATCGTTTTCCGTTACTGCAACAAAAAGGGCGAAACTACAAAAGAAGCCAATATCAATGGATCAGTTGATCATATAGCCGGTATTTGTAATAAAGAGCGTAATGTATTGGGCATGATGCCTCATCCCGAACGTGCTGTCGAGAGCCTACTGGGATCGAATGATGGAAAGCGTATTTTTGAATCTGCCATACAGGAACTTACTGTGGCATAA
- a CDS encoding tetratricopeptide repeat protein, which yields MKKLLLLSALLLAGSSWTMAQSSQEPPSGMSEIQAYSIYYENYKSESYGSAIDFGRWIWKGMPETIEGYSKFDLERNLQRLITAYGGLAGQAEDPAVAEAYTDTALTIFDKVYKHFGEDLDQFEWAVRKGRFYQRHSDYIDGSTEKAAAEYQKAFEMKPEEFTKMNDGYYVQVLLRHLVSEGEKDEALAMIEKVEPYAPDQLSEYISSARNELFDSPEERITFLEGELEDDPENEELLTQLQDLYEQAGMNDKLSEISQKLYEINPNYENSLALAEAAIGDARYNEAIKYFKEALNKADDSDKKASIALNIANAYLNSDRLQSARQFARTALEHDSEWGKPYIVIADAYAQAVNQCSEGELEVEDRVVYWLVLDYLNRAKSVDSSASNEANNKIQSYASYTPTTEQQFFKNWEDGQSLQVDGSLKSCYSWIGESTTVRR from the coding sequence ATGAAAAAGCTACTTCTTTTATCTGCTTTGCTGTTGGCTGGCAGTAGTTGGACCATGGCCCAATCGTCGCAAGAGCCACCAAGTGGCATGAGTGAGATACAGGCCTATTCTATATATTACGAAAACTACAAGAGTGAATCCTATGGAAGCGCCATTGATTTCGGTCGTTGGATTTGGAAAGGGATGCCTGAAACCATTGAAGGCTATTCCAAATTCGATTTGGAGAGAAATCTACAGCGTTTGATTACCGCTTACGGAGGTCTTGCCGGGCAAGCGGAAGATCCGGCGGTCGCAGAAGCGTATACCGATACGGCTCTAACGATTTTTGATAAAGTCTATAAACACTTTGGCGAAGATCTGGACCAATTTGAATGGGCGGTAAGAAAGGGACGCTTCTATCAACGTCATTCCGATTATATTGACGGTTCTACTGAAAAGGCTGCTGCCGAATATCAAAAAGCGTTTGAGATGAAGCCCGAAGAGTTTACGAAGATGAATGACGGTTATTACGTGCAGGTTTTACTCCGGCACCTCGTCTCGGAAGGCGAAAAAGATGAAGCGTTAGCAATGATTGAGAAGGTAGAGCCCTATGCACCGGATCAGCTTTCTGAATATATATCCAGTGCCCGCAATGAACTGTTTGATTCACCGGAAGAACGTATCACTTTTCTTGAGGGTGAATTAGAAGATGATCCTGAGAATGAAGAGTTACTTACTCAATTACAGGACCTGTATGAGCAGGCAGGGATGAATGATAAACTTAGTGAGATTAGTCAGAAGCTGTACGAGATTAATCCTAACTACGAAAATAGTCTTGCACTCGCTGAGGCAGCTATCGGTGATGCCAGGTATAATGAAGCAATTAAATACTTTAAAGAAGCGCTGAACAAAGCGGATGATTCGGATAAGAAGGCATCAATCGCTTTGAATATTGCAAATGCATACCTTAACAGTGACCGCTTGCAAAGTGCTCGTCAATTTGCACGGACAGCTTTAGAACATGATAGTGAATGGGGTAAACCCTATATCGTTATAGCCGATGCTTACGCTCAGGCCGTTAACCAGTGCTCAGAGGGAGAATTAGAGGTCGAGGATCGCGTTGTTTACTGGCTGGTGCTTGATTATTTGAACAGGGCTAAGAGCGTGGATAGCTCGGCAAGTAATGAAGCTAATAACAAGATTCAGTCTTATGCATCGTATACGCCTACTACGGAACAACAGTTTTTCAAAAACTGGGAAGATGGTCAGTCGCTTCAGGTTGATGGATCACTAAAATCCTGTTACAGCTGGATTGGCGAATCAACAACCGTTCGTCGATAG
- the miaA gene encoding tRNA (adenosine(37)-N6)-dimethylallyltransferase MiaA — protein MRILLLGPTAVGKTALSVSLAKKLSAEIISVDSRQCYKYLNIGTATPTKQERGGIPHYNLSIIDPAVKDSAANYAERAEQWRQEIEERGKNILYVGGSTLHVQCTIQPLDDVPEANEENINKLEAQIESDGIEPLYQKLQSIDPDYAQKMDGMNTQRIVRALDVWMQTGRPFSSYHSDNNSISVPDDMLVFGLKRDRQKLYDRINLRVDKMFEQGFLNEVREILQRGYSLEDPGLNTVGYKQAIQFINGNMSREKMIKDIKTKTRRYAKRQLSWFRRWEFIRWINLDNTPDTEAHNFIAQQVAAKLNKD, from the coding sequence GTGCGTATTCTGCTCTTAGGTCCCACTGCAGTTGGTAAAACAGCACTTTCCGTTAGTCTGGCAAAAAAACTTAGTGCGGAAATCATATCCGTTGATTCCCGTCAATGTTATAAATACTTGAATATAGGAACAGCCACCCCCACGAAACAAGAACGTGGAGGCATTCCACACTATAACCTCTCGATTATCGACCCCGCTGTTAAAGATAGTGCTGCAAATTATGCCGAACGAGCCGAACAGTGGCGACAAGAAATTGAGGAGCGGGGTAAAAATATTCTTTATGTAGGAGGGAGTACCCTACATGTGCAGTGCACCATTCAGCCGCTGGATGATGTGCCCGAAGCAAACGAAGAGAACATTAATAAACTTGAAGCACAAATCGAATCCGATGGAATTGAACCGCTTTATCAAAAGCTTCAATCCATTGATCCGGATTACGCACAAAAAATGGACGGTATGAATACCCAGCGTATTGTTCGTGCACTTGATGTATGGATGCAAACAGGGCGCCCGTTTAGTTCTTATCATTCCGACAATAATAGCATAAGCGTACCGGATGACATGCTGGTATTCGGCCTCAAAAGAGACCGACAAAAGTTATACGATCGCATTAACCTTCGCGTTGACAAAATGTTTGAGCAAGGCTTTCTGAATGAAGTTAGAGAAATACTGCAGCGCGGATATAGTCTTGAAGATCCTGGTCTGAATACGGTAGGTTACAAGCAAGCCATACAATTTATTAATGGAAATATGAGTCGTGAAAAGATGATCAAGGATATAAAAACCAAAACACGCAGGTATGCCAAACGGCAGCTTTCCTGGTTCCGCCGATGGGAGTTCATACGCTGGATTAATTTGGATAATACCCCCGATACAGAGGCTCATAATTTTATCGCACAACAGGTAGCAGCTAAGCTAAATAAAGATTAA
- the lptB gene encoding LPS export ABC transporter ATP-binding protein, which produces MTKRSNQKTLYSKGLNKRYKRRTVVSDVSIEVTQGEIVGLLGPNGAGKTTTFYMFVGLVTPNEGQIFLDDRKLTTMPMYKRARLGIGYLAQEASVFRNLTVRENLESILQFKNFSKSKIEERVDELIEEFGLQRVVDSKGYSLSGGERRRTEIARALVTDPNFILLDEPFAGVDPIAVEDIQEIVAQLRHRNIGIFITDHNVHETLAITDRAYLMFEGKILKEGSADQLAKDEEARRLYLGKQFRLDRYDTE; this is translated from the coding sequence ATGACGAAACGCTCCAACCAGAAAACGCTTTATAGCAAAGGGCTGAACAAACGCTATAAGCGTCGTACGGTTGTTTCGGATGTTTCTATTGAAGTAACGCAGGGAGAAATAGTTGGCTTACTGGGTCCCAATGGGGCAGGAAAAACAACTACCTTTTATATGTTTGTGGGACTTGTTACTCCCAACGAGGGACAAATATTCCTTGACGATCGAAAATTAACGACCATGCCGATGTATAAGCGTGCTCGGCTTGGCATCGGTTATTTGGCACAGGAGGCAAGTGTATTTCGAAATCTGACGGTTCGGGAAAACCTTGAATCTATTCTTCAGTTTAAAAACTTTTCAAAATCAAAGATTGAAGAGCGTGTAGATGAGTTAATTGAGGAATTTGGACTACAAAGAGTGGTAGATAGCAAAGGATACAGCCTTTCTGGCGGTGAACGCAGGCGAACAGAAATAGCCCGGGCCTTAGTAACCGATCCCAATTTTATCCTTCTGGATGAACCTTTTGCCGGCGTAGATCCTATTGCGGTGGAAGATATTCAGGAAATTGTGGCTCAACTTCGTCATCGTAATATTGGAATCTTTATTACAGACCATAATGTGCACGAAACATTGGCTATCACCGATCGAGCATATCTCATGTTCGAGGGAAAAATCTTAAAGGAAGGATCAGCCGACCAGCTGGCAAAGGATGAAGAAGCTCGTCGTCTTTATTTGGGGAAACAGTTTCGACTGGATCGTTATGATACTGAATAA